The DNA region GCCATGGGACCCTCAACGCCGAATATTATCTCTAATTCCCATTTTATGTTTCAGAGAATAAGTTATATTGGTAAGGAAGGACGAATGAAAATACATTTTGTTGACAGAACTAGCACGTTGTAACATAAACCGAATATACACGTGTAACTTTTCTACCCGTTCACAAAATCAGAAGTAGCAATTAATATACAAGACTCATTTACGTATCTTCCGAATCGAATTTACATAACCGTCTTATCCTTAATATTCGACTCAAGAGGAACCATGATATCGAAGCGGTCACGAGAGACAGACCTTGGCCTAAGAAGACGGAGACAAAAAGATGTATAATGGGAGAGCCACCCAGCACAAGTACGCAGACGAATACTGAATATGACAGGGTCGATGGAATTCATAGCAGCCTTATCCACCCTCTCGACCAAGCACAGTTGTGACTTGGTTGCAAGGAATGAAATTGTACGTCATGTGATGAGTGAAATAGATTTGATTTGAAATCAGAGGAATTCTTTGTGCATTGAAATTTTAATCTCTGTTTTCTGATCGTATGGAGTGGAGTTCCAACCTGGCGGGCTAGTTTAAGATAGAGAACCAAAACTAAATATTTAAAACCGAAATCCCCCTCTTCCTTCCCCGCTTCAATTTTGCCATCAATTTCTTTTACTACATGCACACCATGGAATCTTCCCATGAAAACAATCTTTTTAATGAAGAATATGAAAATGAAGACTGCCGCTTGGCCATACAAGGCAAAAGATTCCTAAAATGGAAGAATCGGAAGATTTTCCTTACTGTATTTGGTACCCTGAGACGGCAGCTGAAGAGACATATCGGGCCCTGGCTACCCGCAGATCTGCATCCTGGTTGATTACCCAGAAGCATAGGACAAGGTCGACCTGGACCCAGACCTTAACTTGATACGCGATGCGCGAGAAAGCCACAACCCAAAGTACCTCCACGATCTTGAGGCCAAGATCAAATACCGTGGATGTTGCGAGTACAGCGAGCGTTAAATAAACCAGATCGAGCCGCGACACCGCATGTTCGAGTATACTGCCACCTGTATTGATCCCGATGTTGCGGATAGACCGCGCACCCAGTATGAGGGGATTCCTTACAACGGGAAGCGGGTCAGTATGTCTCATATTGAAGTGAGTGTGGCGATACCGGACGATTTGAAGACGTGGTGTCAGGAGCTTTGGAGTCGGGAAAGGGAACAGTTTCATCTTGACGAGTGTTATGACTACGGTGGACACAAATGCTTGGTTCAGAGTGGTGATCCTGAAACGTGCaccctttctttttcttttcttttttcttttgaccTTTGTAAATTGTATTCGCAAATAATCGCAAGTCATCTGGAGACGTTTCCCCGGAATTCAGAGCAAATATACAAACACAGAAAGTCCAGCCATGCCGCATAGACACTACAATAAAGTAATACAAAATGCGCTGGACATGGACAAGGCGTCGTGCATATGTTTAAATAGAACAATGTATATATTTGCAGCCAGCTGCAAGTCGTCCATTAGTTACCCTATGCAAACATGCATACATGTCCCTCGCGTTGACAACTCTAAGCATCACGAGTCCTCcgcctcatcctcctcttcactgCTCACCTCCTCTCCAGCAGCGATAGCCTGCTCACGCCGCTTCCGCGCGCGTTCCCGCTTCTTATCAAGCAACTGGCTCAATTTCTTGGCCGTATTGAACACACCGCCCGTCCCCGCACCGCAAGCCGCGCAGGATGGACTCTTGCGGTAACGCTGCAACGCACACGATTCGCAGAAATAATGCCCGCACTTGGTGACGATGGGGTTACTATATGGCTTCCGGCAAATAATACACGCAAACGGAATACTTTCAAGAAActcgtcctcctcatcttcgtcgtcctctTCGTTATCATGCGCTGCCCCACCTTTTCGCGCCGATACTACCTTGCCACCTAGCTGTTTGCCCTTTGTGCCGATTTCCCAGTCGCGGTCTAGTTCCCAGCCTTGTTTGTAGTCTTCACGGGCGTGCAGAAATTTACACGAGTCGCCGAAACCGCAGAAGCCGGTCTGTTTCCAGTCCTTGCAGACGTCGGGCGCAAAGTCCATCACGGTGATTGTGCGGATATTCGTAGGGGCTTTGATGGGGCCGAATTGCTTGTTTGGCGCATTGGGGTTCTTCTGGATGAAAGACTGGTAATTCGCCGCGCCTTTGTAGGTACCAACCGGGGCTGCTGATGACCCCGGCTTGGGCCGGGTTGTGCCTAGCAGATTTTTCTCACTCAGATCTTCCTCATCGTACCAGTTGGACTGTTTCGTCGCGTCGTTTGTCTGATTCAATGGAGCGGTCGTGGTGGCGGTACCGGTAGGTTGCTCGTCTGCGGCCGCTACTTTCCTGCTATTCGCATCTGTAGCTGACGATGCCGTTACGGCGACATTCTTGCGACGACGCTTGACCTTGCGaccttcttcatcgtcgtctGAGGTGAAATCGGAGTCGGAATCGGAGGCAGCGGGTGGCGGCGACTCGGGCTTCTTTCTGAAATTggccttggccttggcggAGCGTTTTTTGAAGGAGAATTGGGGCACGTCGGACGGTGGTGCAGCAGCTGTTTCCTCGGTCATGGTGAGGGAGAGTGAGTTGTGCTGGTAAGGCTGGTATTGATTCGCGGCGATCAGAAGATAGTTTGTACGGAAAAAGGGCGTGGCGATAGTGCCATTACATCAGCGTCACATGACCCGCCATCACATGATGGACAAACAGCGCAAACAGCGTAACAGAGCCGGTGGGACGGTATCGGCCATCCATACGCGTATTCAGGAACAGAACCAAACAAACATACGGATCACCTTGACTAGAATGATAGATCCATTCTCGAAGACAGATGAATGACAATCGTACATAGCTCTAGTGCCTGAACTACTACCCCGTAAATGCACAATAGTCACGTATCAGTAGAGTCCTTGGTCTACTATTGCCCGCACGGTCCCGCGCGCTGGTCTCATCCTCTTTCCGTCCCTCGTCTGTCTCTTTcgctctctccctctcctctcttcctccatCCCCTCTCTCTACTCTAtactctctcttcttcttttcatctCTATCTTCTCATCTTCTCTTTATCTCTTGTGTGTCTTTCTCTATCTTTCTCTATTTTGTTTTTTAATTGTTTAATTTCCCCTCCCCCCCTCCTCTGTCGCAGCGAGTCGCTTCGTCCCGTTGTGAATCGGACAGGCTGCCTCGATctgtttctctctctctctctctctctctctctatttcttcttcttcttctaaTAATCTCGACGATTCTCATTTGTCTGTCACTCATTTTTTTGTTTCTCTCTTGTTTAATACTACTGATATCACCTGCATGGCGTACGCGCTGCCCTTACTTGCCGCTCCGTTCAGCTCGTAAGCGCCTCGGCTTTCTCGCCAAATCACTGCGACGACGACTTCCAACCGATTCCTGCGTCTGTCTTCCGCCTCGCTGAATTGTCCGTGGTTGGCCTGTACGCACTGCCTCCCACCTTACGGCCACAACGTgttttgctgttgttgtcgttgttATTTGCGTTTGCGCTGCTGTCGTGGATCTCGCCTCCCCCAGACCGGAAGAGCCCCTGTTAACGACTGATCTCTCTCCGTCCTTTTGTCTCCCTTAACCCGCAGCTTATTACGGTTTCAGTTCTCCGTTCTTATTTATCTGCCTCGTGGCTGCGACTTGCGCTTCCTTTACGATCTTTTTCTTCACTTCCCCACTCGGTGTTTCCCGTGTCTTTATCGTGGGCCGACACCGACAGAAAAAATCGCAACCACTTCGACCTCGTTTTTAGCGGACCGGTTTCGCCCCCCAACGGTAGCTATTTTTAAGCTTGTTTTTACTGTCGCACATACAACCCCAGACGCATCTCACCCACCTCTGGTCGCTGGACGGCTCGTTACAACATTACCCGCTGAGGAAACCCGGTACACGAGGACCCTTGGATCGCGAATCGACACAGGTCGGATGATGACCGTGGTTTGAAAAGTGGAAACAAAGAATACGACTACGAACATCGAGGCGACGACTGTGCGGGAAACTTTCCCTCTCCAACGGCGGCTGTAATCCTCGACCACAGGGGATCACGGACCGTTTGACGGTACAGAACTTGTCTGAAGATGAGCACGTCTTTGTACGGTAATGGTGCGGAGGATGGATCTCCAACGGGGGGTGGTTTCGCCATGAATGACCCTTTTGTGTCTAACCCAGCGGAGGGCACCGGTCCTCGCGAATCGCATCGCTATTCATCGTTCGACACCCAGCTGTATAGCCTGAATGCTGCGTCGCCAGCACAGGCCAAGCGAGCCCTCGAGGCTCACCTGGCGGAAACGGAGCGCAGGCTCGAGGAGGCGTCCAAACTGGGAACCGCCCTCATCGAACAGCAACGGGAGCTCGAGGACAAGTTGAAAGAGGTGGAACAGCATGATGAAGGAGAGATCGGACCGGACTTGCGCCGCAAGCTCGCGGATTTGGAAAGAGAATACAATGAAATTGGACGGGAGTCAGCGCGGGCCTTCCTGGGTCCTAAGCGCATGGGTGCTGACGGCCATTTGGGAACTCCCTCTGCAGACTCAAAGGTACTGACCGCTTTCCATGCGCACGCTGAGAGGTCTACTCGAATCGCTAATCATTACTCTTGTTTTTATAGTCGCCGCTCACTGCCACCATGTTTGCCGACCAAGCTACAAATTCGCCCAGTAAAGTCAGTGTCCCTTCACGAAAGCAGCGCAACCAGCCATCCAATCGCGTACATGATATCGAGTTCGCGACAGAGATTTCGACCTCGCTTCTGGCACAAGTTCGACAGCTGCAGGCTTTGCTCGCTGAGCGTGAGGATGCCCTCAAGACCATCAACCTGGAGAAATCACGCCTTGAACTGGAGGCTGAGGGTTATGCCCAACGCATTCGCGCACTGGATGAGAGTGAGGAGCGCTACAAAGACGAAAACTGGGCCCTTGAAACACGAACGCAGGAGCTCATGGCCACAATTCGGGAAGCAGCTGATCGCGAGACCAAGCTGAACAGCAATCTGAGCGCCCTCACCAACGATAAGGGCTTGGTCGAGCGCGAATTAGAGGACATCAAACAGGTCAACGCGAGACTCGTTGAGGACCACATGATGGCCCAGAAAGCCAACGATGCTGAAGTCCACCAACTGCGCCGGAACCTCACTTCTGGTGACGCTGAACGGGTTGCCATGCAACAAAAGCTCGAGGAATTGAACTCGCAGAATGAGGAGCTTGCCAAGGCTGTGGCGATGCGTTTGCGACAACATGAAGAGAACACTCGCCAGATTCCTCAAGACAACGACTCGGACGACCAAGGCAATGAAACGCCCGATAACTCGCCCCCACCGTCCCCGAACAAGTTCACTCCTCGCCACAACCAGCTAGAGACGGAAACCCTGCGGAGCTCCCTGGGTCATGCTCATCGGATGATCCAGAACCTCAAGAGCACCATCCATCGTGAGAAGACCGAAAAGATCGAATTGAAGCGTATGCTCCAAGATGCACGGGACGAGGTGGAGCAGAAACGTCGCGAAGCCGCCACAGCCGGAGGTCCTTCCAACAAACGCCAGAAGACCAAGCCTGAGAATCTCAGAAAGGCCCCACGCCCGGACCTGCTTGGTGCTGGAAGAAAGGGCAAGACGGAGATCGAAGAGGTCCAGGAATCCGATTGGGAAGACAAGAGCACCAGTTCCAGTCCACCTCACAAGACTCCACCCGGACCTGGCCGCACCCATCCTGCTGAACGATCGTCCGATGAACCTAGCGACTACCAAACCGCGACTGAGGCCTACGACTCATTCGATACTGCCAACGAGCGGGAGACGACAACTGAGAGCGAAGCTTTCCAGACTGGCGTTGAGAGCATGGCCGACAGCTCTGGCTCCGACACCGAGGAACTCACTGAGACCGAGGAGACGGTCCGCCGCACCCCACGTAGTCGTGGTGGTCGCATGTCTTCGCTGATGATGGGCAAGACCCGGGACCGCTCTCCCTACCACAGCACTGCTTCGACGTCGACCagtgaagacgaagatgcCGGATTCTCCTCGCCGACTCAAAACCATACTCCTCGACACCGCCTTCGTATGAAGAGAAGTATGGTACGGAAAGTTAGACCATCTGGTGAGGCGCCTATGGCCTTCAACAGCCGACCCTCGAGCGCCCGGAATTCCCCCGCGACAAGCTTTGTACAAGAGGAGCCAGCGGCTCCCGAAGGACAGAGTCTCTTTGCGGAGCTGGCTGAGCTGGATGGTGACGAGAGCGAGGAGACCGTGGATGCCAACTTCGGACAATCAGCCTCTTTCGATGCTACTTCTCAGGCTTCCACTCCTCATATGGCCCCTGCTCCCGACTCGCGGAGACCATCTGAAGCCGCCCTGGATGCACCAGCCAAGCCGACTATGGTTGACTCTGGGGTGATGACCGACCCCTGGGAACCGACACCCGCTGAGGCTGGCACGGCTTCTGTGGCGGCCGGTGCTGGTGCCGTTGGTGGCGCTGCTCTTGGAAGTGCTGCAACTGCTGCGGATTCCGAGACGACAGGGAAGTCCAAGGAGATTCCGGCAATGGCCAGCTCTGCAACGCAAGGAACTCTTGAAGCAGATGGTGAACAAACCTCGACGAACGTGCAAATGTCAGACGAGCATGCTACTGAGGCAGACGAATTAGAGAGAGGCGTCTCTGCTTCCGAGCCTCCTCAGCTGGAGCTCTCTTCGATCTCTACTCAAGAGACTGCGCCAGTGTCACCGGCCTTCCCTGAATTGAGCACTTCATATATCGTTGGAGGTACGATGGACCCTGTCGAGCCACCCGCGCCGGAACTCCCAGAGATGCTTGTGTCATCGATCTACTCGCAGTCCACGGAGCCTATCCAACCACTTGCGCCTGCAATGCCAGAAATGCTTGTGTCGTCGATCTACTCCCAATCCACAGAGCCTATTGTTGCTAGACTACCTGAGCCTGAGGTCTATGTGCCGGAAATGGTATTCTCGTCAGTCTTTTCGGCAGCCACTGAGCCTGTTGTGGCAACTCttcccgagcccgagccaccgGTTTCCCTTGCGGACCGTGGTACAGGGACGGATCTTCCCGAATTAGCGGTATCATCCGTCATGTCGGAACAGACCGAGCCGATCCCGGCTAAGCTTCCCGAACCAGAGCCGGCACCGGTGCCTGTCCCAGTTCCTATTGAAACAACTGCCAACCATGGCACTGCTGAATTGGCTGTTTCCCCTATTAGCTCCGAGTGTACTGAGCCGAAGATGCCCACCAATCGTGACGTCCCCGCGCTCGTGATCCCCGAGTTGTCATTCTCCACCATCCGTTCTGTGGAGACAAGCCCTGTCGAGTTCCTGTCAAACGGAACCGGCGCTCCCGCACCCATCGTGTTGGATGAGGAGAATGTGCCCCCAGTTGAATCACGATATGTCTCTTCTGGTGTCATGGCTTCTGAGGATGACAAGCCTGGAAATGCTGCCAAGGCCACCGGCGAGCAGGCACGGCCGCTGAGCGCAATCTCTGGCAATGCTACACGCACTCACCGACGGACGAAGTCGAACCTGGCAGACCAAGGTGCTCAAACAATTCTGTCATCCAAGCAGATCGATCAGCTGCTCATGGACCGGGTCTCGACCCGCCCATTGTCGCCTCCTGACAGTGATCGTACGAAGGAGTTGGGAGTCTCGCCTTTTGCGACTCCCAAAGCAAAGACACGCCCTACCCACCGCCCATCGGCAACTTCCTTGCCAAGTGGATTCCGGCGACCTGACAGCTCTGCTAGTCACGTCTCCAGCACTCACAGCCACCCGCCTCTGCCTGCAGATCACCGGGAAGCCATCTTGGCTGCCGAGAAGTCGGAGCAACGCCCGGTGTCCCCCAGTGTTATGGGCCCGCCTCTTGCTCCTGCCTCCGCCTATCGCTATCACGGTACCCCGTACCAGCGTCCTCGCACTCCCAACGAGCAAGGTGTCCAGGCCAGCTCTTCCCGGGCGACTTCTTCACGGTCGAAATTGAGGCGCGAAAGCCAAGGCCAAGTATCGCGGAGATCATCCGTTTCTTCGTTTGCTTCGGAGATCGAAGAGCGCTTCAACATGTACCCcaatggtggtggtgctatGCCTCATGGCTATGCAGAGGGCACCGATCCTCGCATGATCCAAGCGATCACGCAGACGATGATTGGTGAATTCCTTTGGAAATACACGCGTAAGAACATCTCTGGCGAGATGTCGAGTACCAGACACCGTCGTTACTTCTGGGTCCACCCCTACACACGTACTTTGTACTGGAGTGAGTCGGACCCGCAGCACGCTGGTAAGAGTGAACTCCGCACAAAGAGTGTCCCTATCGAAGCTGTGCGAGTCGTTGCCGATGACAACCCCTATCCACCGGGTCTCCACTGCCGGAGCTTGGAGGTCGTCAGTCCTGGTCGTCGTGTGAGGTTCACCGCTACCACGAGCCAGAGGCACGAGACTTGGTTTAACGCGCTGTCGTACCTGTTACTCCGCAACTCGGATGAGAATAGCGAGGAGCCAGAAAACAGCATCACgctggaagacattgacgAATTCAACCCCGGTTTCCGGGCCAGCTCGCACCAAACTCAGCGCATGTCGTTCTCTTCGTCGCAAAGCCGGACGCTACGCAACAACCCTCCACCCAAGCAACGGGCGGCGTCCGCCATGTCGATGCGACAGGCCACAACACCCGGCCGGGAGTCCCCAGCATTGAGTGCGCATTCCCAGAACTCACCGTTTCTGGTGCCAGACCAAAGTCGACAGGGCTCTTCCTCTCGGCTCAGCACGATCTTGAACACGACGATCAAGGGGTCTTTCGGCCGTAAGGGACGCCATGGGTATTCGAGCTCGAGCGTCCATGATGGAAGCGTTAATGAACATGTTCATGAGCATCCGAGCATTGACGACTTGAGGCAGACGATTGAGAGGGAAGATCGTGAGATGGACGGTCTTGAGAACGTCCGCGCATGCTGTGATGGTGAGTTCTATTCTTTCTCTTCGATTTTGGTCAGCTGAAACTCATAATCCTAGGCAAACACGATGTCAGCTCTCTCTCTCGGACAAGCAAATATAGCCCTCGCGTTAACCGGATCCATTCGCATCATTGATTCGACTTCGCGACTGCGCCATGTATTGAAAAGTTTCTCAACGAGTCTCCTTTGTGTATGTGTGTGCATCTTTTGGTCCATGCATCATCGCTTCCATTCACCTTGCACTTGATACATTGCGGATTTGCAGCGGATTTCCAACTTCACCAGCGCGATTAGCATCTTGTTCTGCGATCGATTTTGTTTTATTCTGCTTTTGCTTTCACCGCTTGGGTGACCGATCATCCACCCCGGCACTGGCACTCTCAAAACTACGCCACACTGCATTATTTTTAATCGCGACGGAAATCCATCCGTCATCCATTGACCTTccttcatttttttttttcttttgagtgcctggtttcttttctcgaCAGCACTTGtcattcattcttttccTTCGAAAACCTACCGCATGACTTATTAGACTCATTTCGTTTCCTTTTCCTATGTTAATCGATACATTACACTACACATTGCCAGCTTGACTTGAACTTGACACATCTTCACTCTTGCTTAACTCTTGAGACTGGTCTTGCATTTCGTTCACTTTCATTTggaattttctttttttatatTTTATTTAtctcgtttttttttttataaaATCGCGAGTCATCTTGCTTGCAATTTTGTGACTCTTGTGCACTGTGTACTGCGTTCTGTGACAGAGCAGAAATTTGTAATGACAGTCAGACTGGTTGATTCGATTGATGTGACTAGGTGGTGGCTTGCGGATGCTAAGCTATTTGGCAAGTTGAAAGAGAGAGTGAATATACAGATAATGGAGCAATCGATAAATATTTCAGGATATTCGTTTGTATGCACCGTAAGCTATTTCTGCGTTTAGATAAACCACCCAATGCAATAACAGCGGTCAGATCACACTTTCTTGATATTCCATTCCTCGATAGTATGGCGTAGAATACTAGGTCTAACCCCCAATGTTGCCAGACGTTCATCTCTATGGTAGGCACTCCGGACCCTGCGATGTTCAGCGACTGTCTGCGGAACCAAAAACGATGAGAATCAATATGTACTTATATTTGTTTGAGTTTGCATCTTTCATACGTTGAATCATCCATACAGCTCTTCCTTTCGCTAAATCGAGCTATTATCGGACGATGGATTCGGCTGGAGCACCGCCATTTCCTGCTCGCGCTCTGGTTGAAGTATCAGTTGTAGCCCTTGTAGTCCGgtaagagaaaaagaaagaaaagggaggGGGGGGTGTTAAACGGCACATGCCCGAGGCATAAAATATCTTGGTTTTGTTAATAATATATCGACATGGAGAGAGTGGGAAAAATACCAATAGATATGTGATATAAACCCTCTTGAAGTGAAGAACTCCACAGCACGAGCCTTGAAAAAGCCACATGTATTCGCAGGCTATCGAGTGGAGAATAAACAAAGGTTCTATATAAGACAATCACCTCAAAGCAGCTAGCTCTTTTTCGACATTATTCAGTTTCTTCTCCATAGCCTCATAACGTTCAATTTTCAGGCCCTTGATTGTCGTCTCCCATTGGTTCAATTTTGCCTGAATCTCCTTATACTCAAGGATATCCTCCGTCACCAGTTTAGCGTTCCGTATACTCTGGAACGTCTTTTCCAGGTTATGCGATTATTTCTGGAGCTCCTTGTACTTGGAGGCGTTCTCGCCATTATGTCCGTCGGTTTCGGATTCAGTTCCTTGATGGTTTCTCCCATTCACCCGTCTTCGCCTCAACTTCCTCGTATTTCAAAGCTGTTTGTTTGATTTCCTCTTTTGTCGCGCGGGGCTCGCTTCCCTATGAGAGTCCAGTATCTGTGCCATGAACGCATTTAGCCTGAAGAAGTGTTATAGACATACCAGAAGAAGCTGACGAAAGAGCGCCGGGGTCAAGTATACCCCGACACGGTTGAAATCAATGGCGATTGTAGGGTCATCGGAGACGGCGTTGGCCTTGTATTCATTATCAGCCTATCCTTCTTTGCGATTTGAGAACGGTAGAATATACATACCTCTTTGACTATTCGGATCGTCTGAAGACGGCAATCACGCCGTGCTTTCTTGTAATGTAACTTTGATATCAAGGCTTTCGGACTCTGCGCATCATGGATGCAGTCGACGCAAGGATGCCTGCGTCAGCACCAAGCTGCAAACTCTCCATATAGTAATCTCCGTATTTCACCTCAAAATCGGAGAGATTGTAATTGCATCGAGCCCTGCGAGTATCGGCCAGAGCATCCAGCGAGAACCGGAGTCCGTCGATGTAGATAGTCCCCGTACGGCTTGAGGATCGAATAACGTTAGATGCTTTCATATCCTGTATCGTATTAGTCCAGGTGTCTGGATCAAGCGTAGAGGAAGAAATTCGCACCCTTATTATCCAAAGCATCTCTATTATACTTCCCACTCACAGTCACACCCAAAACCTGTCCACTGAGTCCCACCTTGCCTGAGATACCCATGTGCTCCGACCGTGCATCCTCGCTTGACATAGTAGCCTTATGAAACCTCGACGCAGCTCCGACTTTCTTCCGAAACTTGATGTTCTCTTCGAGCGTCTTGTCTGATATAGCTCGCTCAACGGTGAACGGCGCATGTGCTTCTTCTCCCTGCAGCGTGGATGTTTGGCAGCCGGCGCTGAGAGTGGCTAGTGGCTATCTGGTGGTGCTGGCTGGCCATGGGAAGGAGGTTTGGAGTAGCGAGAGAGAGGTAGGGTTGTGTGGGGTCCTCGGGGAAGTGGTCTGCCATGGGGGGCTTCGTAGTTGGGGGCATTGTTTTGTGGCTTAGTACCTGCTTTATTGAATGAACTTCTGTCAGTTGAACGGGATTGGCGTCCTTATGTATTTGTCGCCATAGTGGGGACGACTTGTCGACTAGTCACCTGACTATCCATATCGGAATATGTTGTTGTCACAATCAGAGGA from Aspergillus chevalieri M1 DNA, chromosome 2, nearly complete sequence includes:
- a CDS encoding putative nuclear migration protein (ApsA) (COG:Z;~EggNog:ENOG410PMDA;~InterPro:IPR001849,IPR024774;~PFAM:PF12814,PF00169;~go_component: GO:0005938 - cell cortex [Evidence IEA];~go_function: GO:0005515 - protein binding [Evidence IEA];~go_function: GO:0005543 - phospholipid binding [Evidence IEA];~go_process: GO:0032065 - maintenance of protein location in cell cortex [Evidence IEA]), whose translation is MSTSLYGNGAEDGSPTGGGFAMNDPFVSNPAEGTGPRESHRYSSFDTQLYSLNAASPAQAKRALEAHLAETERRLEEASKLGTALIEQQRELEDKLKEVEQHDEGEIGPDLRRKLADLEREYNEIGRESARAFLGPKRMGADGHLGTPSADSKSPLTATMFADQATNSPSKVSVPSRKQRNQPSNRVHDIEFATEISTSLLAQVRQLQALLAEREDALKTINLEKSRLELEAEGYAQRIRALDESEERYKDENWALETRTQELMATIREAADRETKLNSNLSALTNDKGLVERELEDIKQVNARLVEDHMMAQKANDAEVHQLRRNLTSGDAERVAMQQKLEELNSQNEELAKAVAMRLRQHEENTRQIPQDNDSDDQGNETPDNSPPPSPNKFTPRHNQLETETLRSSLGHAHRMIQNLKSTIHREKTEKIELKRMLQDARDEVEQKRREAATAGGPSNKRQKTKPENLRKAPRPDLLGAGRKGKTEIEEVQESDWEDKSTSSSPPHKTPPGPGRTHPAERSSDEPSDYQTATEAYDSFDTANERETTTESEAFQTGVESMADSSGSDTEELTETEETVRRTPRSRGGRMSSLMMGKTRDRSPYHSTASTSTSEDEDAGFSSPTQNHTPRHRLRMKRSMVRKVRPSGEAPMAFNSRPSSARNSPATSFVQEEPAAPEGQSLFAELAELDGDESEETVDANFGQSASFDATSQASTPHMAPAPDSRRPSEAALDAPAKPTMVDSGVMTDPWEPTPAEAGTASVAAGAGAVGGAALGSAATAADSETTGKSKEIPAMASSATQGTLEADGEQTSTNVQMSDEHATEADELERGVSASEPPQLELSSISTQETAPVSPAFPELSTSYIVGGTMDPVEPPAPELPEMLVSSIYSQSTEPIQPLAPAMPEMLVSSIYSQSTEPIVARLPEPEVYVPEMVFSSVFSAATEPVVATLPEPEPPVSLADRGTGTDLPELAVSSVMSEQTEPIPAKLPEPEPAPVPVPVPIETTANHGTAELAVSPISSECTEPKMPTNRDVPALVIPELSFSTIRSVETSPVEFLSNGTGAPAPIVLDEENVPPVESRYVSSGVMASEDDKPGNAAKATGEQARPLSAISGNATRTHRRTKSNLADQGAQTILSSKQIDQLLMDRVSTRPLSPPDSDRTKELGVSPFATPKAKTRPTHRPSATSLPSGFRRPDSSASHVSSTHSHPPLPADHREAILAAEKSEQRPVSPSVMGPPLAPASAYRYHGTPYQRPRTPNEQGVQASSSRATSSRSKLRRESQGQVSRRSSVSSFASEIEERFNMYPNGGGAMPHGYAEGTDPRMIQAITQTMIGEFLWKYTRKNISGEMSSTRHRRYFWVHPYTRTLYWSESDPQHAGKSELRTKSVPIEAVRVVADDNPYPPGLHCRSLEVVSPGRRVRFTATTSQRHETWFNALSYLLLRNSDENSEEPENSITLEDIDEFNPGFRASSHQTQRMSFSSSQSRTLRNNPPPKQRAASAMSMRQATTPGRESPALSAHSQNSPFLVPDQSRQGSSSRLSTILNTTIKGSFGRKGRHGYSSSSVHDGSVNEHVHEHPSIDDLRQTIEREDREMDGLENVRACCDGKHDVSSLSRTSKYSPRVNRIHSHH
- a CDS encoding uncharacterized protein (TransMembrane:2 (i69-89o101-120i)) produces the protein MKLFPFPTPKLLTPRLQIVRYRHTHFNMRHTDPLPVVRNPLILGARSIRNIGINTGGSILEHAVSRLDLVYLTLAVLATSTVFDLGLKIVEVLWVVAFSRIAYQVKVWVQVDLVLCFWVINQDADLRVARARYVSSAAVSGYQIQ
- the CWC24 gene encoding U2-type spliceosomal complex subunit CWC24 (COG:A;~EggNog:ENOG410PJWC;~InterPro:IPR001841,IPR017907,IPR000571,IPR013083, IPR039971,IPR036855;~PFAM:PF13923,PF14634,PF13920,PF00642,PF00097, PF13445;~go_function: GO:0046872 - metal ion binding [Evidence IEA]) gives rise to the protein MTEETAAAPPSDVPQFSFKKRSAKAKANFRKKPESPPPAASDSDSDFTSDDDEEGRKVKRRRKNVAVTASSATDANSRKVAAADEQPTGTATTTAPLNQTNDATKQSNWYDEEDLSEKNLLGTTRPKPGSSAAPVGTYKGAANYQSFIQKNPNAPNKQFGPIKAPTNIRTITVMDFAPDVCKDWKQTGFCGFGDSCKFLHAREDYKQGWELDRDWEIGTKGKQLGGKVVSARKGGAAHDNEEDDEDEEDEFLESIPFACIICRKPYSNPIVTKCGHYFCESCALQRYRKSPSCAACGAGTGGVFNTAKKLSQLLDKKRERARKRREQAIAAGEEVSSEEEDEAEDS